The following are encoded in a window of Methylocystis rosea genomic DNA:
- a CDS encoding NepR family anti-sigma factor, with product MSQRENPHDNDGPSRDAEPNLNNKTGGREEADADGFQDADGAQADGVALDPKVQAQLGRVFRAYCDDLIHQPIPDKFTVLLAKLEAKQREKK from the coding sequence ATGAGCCAACGCGAAAATCCTCACGACAACGATGGCCCCTCCCGCGACGCGGAACCAAACTTGAACAATAAGACTGGTGGTCGTGAGGAGGCTGATGCTGACGGCTTCCAGGATGCTGACGGGGCACAAGCTGACGGCGTTGCGCTGGACCCAAAGGTGCAAGCTCAGCTCGGGCGGGTGTTTCGCGCCTATTGCGACGATCTGATCCACCAACCTATTCCAGACAAATTCACTGTGCTGCTGGCCAAGCTGGAAGCCAAACAGCGCGAAAAGAAATGA
- a CDS encoding response regulator yields the protein MNLSREIAVHLPYLRRFARALCGSQKSGDAYVVATLEALVVDPDAFPLNMSPKVGLYHLFMTSWSSIRLNTEAAPDDEISAAQRNISLLTPRSRQAFLLRTVEGFSVADAAAILGATEEEVEALVTEAGREIAERVATDVLIIEDESLIAQDIEFIARDLGHRIIGVARTHQEAVELAARKRPGLILADIQLADGSSGLNAVNEMLESFDAPVIFITAFPERLLTGERPEPAFLISKPYKVDTVKATISQALFFERKASRAA from the coding sequence ATGAACCTCTCCAGAGAAATTGCGGTCCACCTGCCTTACCTCCGCCGGTTTGCGAGGGCGCTTTGCGGCTCGCAAAAGAGCGGCGACGCTTACGTTGTCGCCACGCTCGAGGCGCTGGTGGTGGATCCGGATGCCTTTCCGCTGAATATGTCGCCCAAAGTCGGGCTTTACCACCTTTTCATGACCTCGTGGTCGTCGATCCGGCTGAACACCGAAGCAGCGCCCGATGACGAGATATCCGCAGCACAGCGGAATATCAGCTTGCTGACGCCGCGGTCGCGACAGGCCTTTTTGCTGCGCACGGTCGAAGGGTTTTCGGTCGCTGACGCCGCCGCCATCCTGGGCGCGACCGAAGAAGAGGTCGAAGCGCTCGTAACGGAGGCCGGCCGGGAAATCGCTGAACGCGTCGCGACGGACGTGCTCATCATCGAGGATGAATCGCTCATTGCGCAGGATATCGAGTTCATCGCGCGCGATCTGGGCCATCGCATCATCGGCGTCGCCCGCACCCATCAGGAGGCGGTGGAGCTCGCGGCGCGCAAGCGGCCGGGGCTGATTCTCGCGGACATTCAGCTCGCCGACGGCAGCTCTGGCCTGAACGCCGTCAATGAAATGCTCGAAAGCTTCGACGCGCCCGTGATTTTCATAACTGCATTTCCCGAACGCCTGCTGACCGGCGAGCGGCCCGAGCCGGCGTTTCTCATCAGCAAGCCCTACAAGGTCGACACGGTCAAGGCGACGATCAGCCAGGCGCTGTTCTTCGAGCGCAAGGCGTCTCGCGCGGCCTAG